The nucleotide sequence TTTTTTGTTAATTCTGTATCTTTATGAGACTTTTCAGTTTCTGTTGAAGCCTCATCTTGCTCAAGATTCTTGGTTTGCAGCTCCCCTTGTTCAATTGTGTCTTTTCTAGTCCTCTTTTGCATCCTCGGCTGCTcaaaaacttcttttccactccttaaagTCACAACATTCATCTGCTCCGCATTTGGATTCACCACGGTTTGGATAGGCAACCTTCCTGGTTGGTGTTGTTGCCCCATCAAACTTGCTAACTGACTCATTTGGCGCTCAAGGTTTTCAATTGCTTTGTCTGTTTTCTGTTGATGAGATTAAGTAGAGTTAGCTAAAGAAGCAATTAAATCCTCAAGAGACTTACTTGGagcttgttgttgttgaggctgAAATGGTGCCTGCGGTCTTGCTTGAAAGAAGCCAGGCGGACGATTATAGTTGTTGGGAACAGATTGTTGTCCATTGTTCCACTTTAAGTGTGGATGATCGCGCCATCCTGCATTATAGTtgttggaatatggatcatACTTTTGCCTTTGTTGCCCTTGAAATCCTCCTAATGCATTAGCTTGCTCAAGACCACCTTGATCCATCAACGAAGGGCACATGTCCGTGGCATGTCCCATCATTGAACATACACCACACACCTGTTTTGGAGCCACAATAACCTGTTGCACAAGATTAGTCAAGTTAGCTAATTGTAATTCAATACTAGAATTAGCACTTACCTCGTTAACTTTCTTAAGAGGTAGCTCATCTCTCCCTCCAAATTGTCGTGTATTGCCAGCAATGTTCTTTAACAATGCCTTAGCATTAGTAGGCGTCTTGTCCATGAATGCTCCGCCACTTGCTGCATCAAGCATTACACGATCAGTACCATACAATCCCTCATAAAAGTATTGTATTAGTAAATGCTCTGAAATCTGATGGTTAGGACAAGATGCAACCAAATGTGTGAACCGCTCATAGTAATCTCCAAAGGGCTCTCCATGTTGTTGTCGGATTGCACATATGTCTTTCCTTATGCTTGCAGCTTTTGTGGCTGGAAAATATTGCTCCAAGAATGCTTGCTTCACCTGGTTCCATGTGTTCATTGATCCCGAAGGTAAATTgtaaagccactcatttgccTTAGCTTCTAATGTAAATGGGAATGCCCTCAACTTGACTTGCTCCTCATCCACATTTGCTGGTCTCATTCCTGAGCATACCACGTGAAACTCCATGAGATGCTTGTTCGCATCCTCTATTGAGAAGCCATTGAACTTAGGCAAGTAGTGAATCATGCCGGACTTAAGCTCAAATCCTCCTTCTGCATTTGGATATGTGATGCACAAGGGTTGTTGATCCGTATTTAGCATTGTCAACTCCCTCAATGTACGGTTATCAGCCATGCCTTCTTGtgattcctcctcctcctcttccgaaCTTAAATGTGGTGGAGAAGATGATGGTAAAGACACCGATGCACACTTTTGCTTGATTTTTCTCTGAAGCTTTCGAAGGGTTCGTTCAATCTCTGGATCGTAGGAAGCTAGATCAATGCTCTTAGACTTTCGAGTATGCATGTACTACAAAGAGTacctgaaataaaaacaaaaacactaattggacaagaaaagaaaacaatagaaaaataAGTAATTTAGAAATAACAATCCCCAGCGgcacggcgccaaaatttggtaggcataaaagcacaccacaaagtaacACACAACTatcctattaattttccttattaacactaggatttgtcaattgtagcatatgaaaataagggtctttcccgcagaagattgttttatctaactacttaaaatgtcacaaaaactagttgcggtccctactgaccagccactaaaaaataattattagactaacTTACACTGGTCTAAAGTCTATGAAATTTTACATGCAAATACTAGACACAGAGTACAATAATCTCacaaaattttggaatttttggagttgattttctatttaaattaaatcgtacAAAAACAGTACAGAAACAGATTTTGAGTAGATCACAAGTTtgagaaaaacgagttaggggaattgttatccaccaccaaataatcatgcaaacatgttatgtttcattcaaattccttttatttccagatgaagatgctcaagttggctcaatgttagaacacaacctattactctttcttacgtagtatgttaagagaatggcgttttcaacttaacgtagtccctagcatgcaatatagaatggcgtgttcatagatttaacaagtagaaatcattaagaatgaaaagagtttgagtcatcacaaggcatggtAAGTACTGacattgtcttacttatcctagaaattggttcacatgttaatcgcaattaacaagtactactctagaacatatgtaggtcctcattcaacaagggcaggcatacatatattcatagcatttGAATCCTaaatatgcttactaagtatgcatccatagaaaacataaaaagaaTTCATCACTGACATAAGTagtaaaccaattttcatccattcataaaagcaattcaacgaaatgtcataacaaacttgcaatcatattcggggcttcaaaacagcccctaactacttaaaatttagttacacataattctcaaattaaaccaaaagtaaaatatGGGTTtaagaagataaaaccaagaaaaatagagtgaagcctcttcttctttccttccttgctcTCTGCTTCTGTGCTTCTGCTCCCGCCAGTCTCTGCTTCTCTGTCCTCTGCTtctgtgttttttctttctccGCACACTTCCCTGCGCCTGCTTCACTGCCCTCCACTTCTGTGCTTCTGCTGCGCCTCTTCCTGCGCACTGCCTTCTGTCCGTGTCTCTCTGCGCTGTTTTtgctctctctctattttctgtttttattcttctttttttcgtTTCCTTCAGTGCGTGTCCTATCCTCTTGTCAGTCTCCCCACTCCCcacttatttcttttcttttattttcttttcagccAGCGCACTCCACTTCCTTCCCACTCTTCTCTGTCTGCCGTGTCTCTCCCActgtctattttttttcttttgttttttcactCCGTGCTCTCCCCCACTTAAGCCTTAAGATGTAGTGGTATTGTAGTGGTCTGTAACTTTGgataaagataattgaaatATTCTGGACCCATCTACACATAATAACGGACTGGATTAGGTTCAATTATACAAAACACAAAGTGTCAtgtctctttctttttatttttcttcactttgcTTGAAATTAATCTTAAAGCAAATTTAATTGCACactaacacaaggtaaggtaaaatgccaccattttaacacaaaaacatcacaaagactttagaaatggatggtataaatgcatgaaatatatgagtgatcagtATTCCAACTTGTCCTTTGTTGTCAACTTGTTGCATATCAAGAGTACTGGTACTATGAGCAACAAAGCTTTTGGTGCATTGCTAAAATTGTTGAATGATGCCTTTCCTTTCTGTGAAAAGTTACCTACAAGCAACGATGGTGCAAAGAAAATTGTTGCAGAATTAGGTCTTCATTATGAAAAGATCGATGCATGCAAGAATGATTGCATTATTTATTATATGGAGCATGCAAATGCAACGCAATGTCCTA is from Malus sylvestris chromosome 5, drMalSylv7.2, whole genome shotgun sequence and encodes:
- the LOC126622669 gene encoding uncharacterized protein LOC126622669, which encodes MHTRKSKSIDLASYDPEIERTLRKLQRKIKQKCASVSLPSSSPPHLSSEEEEEESQEGMADNRTLRELTMLNTDQQPLCITYPNAEGGFELKSGMIHYLPKFNGFSIEDANKHLMEFHVVCSGMRPANVDEEQVKLRAFPFTLEAKANEWLYNLPSGSMNTWNQVKQAFLEQYFPATKAASIRKDICAIRQQHGEPFGDYYERFTHLVASCPNHQISEHLLIQYFYEGLYGTDRVMLDAASGGAFMDKTPTNAKALLKNIAGNTRQFGGRDELPLKKVNEVIVAPKQVCGVCSMMGHATDMCPSLMDQGGLEQANALGGFQGQQRQKYDPYSNNYNAGWRDHPHLKWNNGQQSVPNNYNRPPGFFQARPQKTDKAIENLERQMSQLASLMGQQHQPGRLPIQTVVNPNAEQMNVVTLRSGKEVFEQPRMQKRTRKDTIEQGELQTKNLEQDEASTETEKSHKDTELTKKILIRFMKSKKEQTDKEILDTFRKVQVNLPLLDAIKQVPKYAKFLKELCTNKRRFNDQETVALSEEVSAVLQRKLPP